Proteins from a genomic interval of Polaribacter sp. Q13:
- a CDS encoding glycoside hydrolase family protein — MRKLDLILVLLVCSTLALQGQDVERPAPDDWKGIVFGGRLMDRFLPMPETGEKTANTWGAKNVKPRYIDNGLEDNEWSYWGGNIQIDDNGTYHLFVCRWREDDPKGHMAWPRSEVVHAISENSIGPYKVSQVIGPGHNPEIQKLKSGGYFLYAFKFSNAYSYYSETLDGPWEKLEFTYDTRQRELEDHFSNNTFAKREDGSMLMVGRGGGIWLSETGLPPYKKITEGTVYPPYDGRYEDPVVWRTDIQYHLVVNDWLGRLAYYMRSKNGVDWKLDKGEAYLPGIAKHKDGTIEDWYKFERIKVLQDKYGRAFQANFAVLDIIKKQDKGSDNHSSKNISIPMTVGKRIALVNTEKIDKNTSEIKVLIKAEPGFNPHKDIDLKSLHFGASEEVDFGRGSKFLRKEKVGKDLFLYFEGKNNGLTDDNFVTKLLGSTKKKSLLFGFARLPWVTYVTPILSSKFPEFSLNGKSLKAEIEVENFGQVKSDVSELTIEYLENGSWRIFKKEKIPALKPYKKTILTLWGKKMIERNKAIEVRVTIKGKNQKTTVLQGLVVVR; from the coding sequence ATGAGAAAACTAGATTTAATATTGGTGCTTTTGGTATGCAGTACGCTTGCGCTTCAGGGGCAAGATGTAGAGCGACCTGCTCCGGATGATTGGAAGGGAATTGTCTTTGGAGGAAGATTGATGGATCGTTTTTTGCCAATGCCAGAAACAGGTGAAAAAACTGCAAATACTTGGGGTGCTAAAAATGTTAAACCTAGATATATTGATAATGGTTTAGAAGATAATGAATGGTCTTATTGGGGAGGAAATATTCAAATAGATGACAACGGTACATATCATTTGTTTGTCTGTAGATGGAGAGAAGATGACCCTAAAGGTCATATGGCGTGGCCAAGGTCTGAGGTGGTGCATGCTATTTCAGAGAATTCTATTGGACCTTATAAAGTAAGTCAGGTTATTGGACCAGGACACAATCCGGAGATTCAAAAATTAAAAAGTGGAGGTTATTTTTTATATGCATTTAAGTTTTCTAATGCTTATTCTTACTATTCTGAAACTTTAGATGGTCCTTGGGAAAAACTTGAATTTACGTATGATACACGTCAGCGTGAATTAGAAGATCATTTTTCAAACAACACCTTTGCAAAACGTGAAGATGGTTCTATGTTGATGGTTGGTCGTGGTGGCGGTATTTGGTTAAGTGAAACTGGTTTGCCTCCCTATAAAAAAATTACGGAAGGCACTGTTTATCCTCCGTACGATGGCAGATATGAAGATCCTGTTGTTTGGAGAACGGACATTCAATACCATTTAGTTGTAAATGATTGGTTAGGAAGATTAGCGTATTATATGCGTTCTAAAAATGGAGTTGACTGGAAATTGGACAAAGGAGAAGCGTATTTACCAGGAATTGCAAAACATAAAGATGGAACAATAGAAGATTGGTATAAGTTTGAGCGGATTAAAGTGTTACAAGATAAATACGGACGTGCGTTTCAAGCAAATTTTGCGGTTTTAGATATTATCAAAAAACAAGATAAAGGTAGCGATAATCATAGTTCTAAAAATATTAGCATTCCTATGACAGTGGGGAAGAGGATAGCGCTAGTTAATACTGAGAAAATAGATAAAAACACTTCAGAAATTAAAGTATTGATAAAGGCAGAACCCGGCTTTAATCCGCATAAAGACATTGATTTAAAATCGTTGCATTTTGGGGCATCCGAAGAGGTCGATTTTGGTAGAGGAAGTAAGTTCTTGAGAAAAGAAAAAGTTGGAAAAGACTTGTTCTTATATTTTGAAGGAAAAAATAATGGATTAACAGATGATAATTTTGTAACAAAATTGTTGGGGAGCACTAAAAAGAAATCCCTTTTATTTGGATTTGCAAGATTGCCTTGGGTAACCTATGTAACACCCATTTTATCTAGTAAATTTCCAGAGTTTTCTTTGAATGGAAAAAGTTTGAAAGCAGAGATTGAGGTAGAGAATTTTGGACAAGTAAAGTCAGATGTTTCAGAATTAACCATAGAATATTTAGAGAATGGCTCTTGGCGTATTTTCAAAAAAGAAAAAATTCCTGCTTTAAAACCGTATAAAAAAACAATATTGACGCTATGGGGAAAGAAAATGATAGAAAGAAATAAGGCTATAGAAGTTAGAGTAACTATTAAAGGAAAAAATCAAAAAACAACCGTATTACAAGGATTAGTTGTCGTTAGATAA
- a CDS encoding right-handed parallel beta-helix repeat-containing protein — translation MKTFFKIVLVLFLGVNSLQAKTIKVSSQTGNSVEKLKKAYNKAKAGDTVLIDIDVVFRNTDKHFLIEKSGITFKGEKRADGKKFEVRKEHQKLNLFLLKVGFTTFENISFKNATNLLRIEAKDKTLSTITIKDCNFSNGGYTGIDFRGDFTNILVENTFFDDCKFSLQTMDSEILKNFLVTKCTFKRGDHQISIDNAFAKTDAIDHANIVIDDCVFYVAARFNIALANTRNVIIQNNSRMDGGLQGYSQAIHIEHDTRDVLIKNNTMKNDVGNAIIIFSTGYTGHGNGRKIPDEEKIDFGSSNITLDGNTITSSKKNAIAIGYGRGFLKIKDNNIINSEEKIIGGYQTKNTMTFDIDENVLMNGIKFKDISKDKLKDFIFIKN, via the coding sequence ATGAAAACATTTTTTAAAATAGTTTTAGTATTATTTCTAGGAGTTAATTCACTTCAGGCTAAAACAATTAAAGTTTCTTCTCAAACAGGAAACTCGGTAGAAAAGTTAAAAAAAGCATATAATAAAGCCAAAGCTGGAGATACTGTTTTAATCGATATTGATGTTGTTTTTAGGAATACTGATAAACATTTTTTAATAGAAAAATCAGGAATTACTTTTAAAGGTGAAAAAAGAGCAGATGGTAAAAAGTTTGAAGTTCGAAAAGAACATCAAAAATTGAACTTGTTTTTATTAAAAGTAGGTTTTACAACTTTTGAAAATATCTCGTTCAAAAATGCTACTAATTTGTTGCGAATTGAAGCAAAAGATAAAACGTTGTCTACTATTACTATTAAAGATTGCAATTTTTCTAATGGCGGATATACAGGAATAGATTTTAGAGGTGATTTTACAAATATTCTGGTAGAAAATACCTTTTTTGACGATTGTAAATTCAGTTTACAAACGATGGATTCTGAGATTTTAAAGAATTTTTTAGTCACAAAATGTACTTTTAAAAGAGGAGATCATCAAATAAGTATAGACAATGCTTTTGCTAAAACGGATGCTATTGATCATGCGAATATTGTAATTGATGATTGTGTTTTTTATGTTGCCGCAAGATTTAATATCGCTTTGGCAAATACAAGAAATGTAATTATTCAGAATAATTCTAGAATGGATGGCGGTTTGCAAGGGTATTCTCAAGCAATTCATATCGAGCATGATACTAGAGATGTGCTGATAAAGAATAATACTATGAAAAATGATGTTGGTAACGCCATTATCATCTTTTCTACAGGATATACAGGACATGGAAATGGTCGTAAAATTCCGGATGAAGAAAAAATTGACTTCGGTTCTAGCAACATCACTTTAGATGGAAATACGATTACTTCAAGCAAAAAAAATGCAATAGCTATTGGTTATGGTAGAGGTTTTTTAAAAATAAAAGACAACAATATTATTAATTCAGAAGAAAAAATAATAGGAGGTTATCAAACAAAAAACACGATGACTTTTGATATTGATGAAAATGTGTTGATGAATGGAATAAAGTTTAAAGATATTTCAAAGGATAAATTAAAGGATTTTATTTTTATCAAAAATTAA
- a CDS encoding sulfatase-like hydrolase/transferase — protein sequence MKTSKKIFLGTLLMMLSFSMEAQKKPNIILLYADDISARELPIYGSDTWSLPKGGKLKGGDTQDVQYRAKTPNLNRLAQEGVFVKTTWAATVCSPSRAMMMTGRYAHLHKWWHNSDKGKAPRGKGSWNLYDSSPHSIANVAKAGGYATYWAGKTQMNISGFKFDEGCFTPGEGSYNKAIHTTDFRLETRKETGKKKIYNADTGKPLTQKSYVQSGWYWKPHVQLMNQPGSKKHLDWWPNDKASKKEFGLNTFGPDVELEYIFDFMERKKKEDEPFFVYHTSHLGHDAFDFLHPDSGNKWPGTPKISWDGKKYTRTAPNVTGDNGVYDTHGTITEDGIHNHVNYLDYQVWLYMNKLKEMGIEDNTIFIFCADNGTSGYGKSSPISQRGTHVPLIIYAPGLHMTKKGAQDILVNISDMLPTIAEIAGVKIPDSYEINGESLIPFLTTKKKKHREWIYAYHKETQIVRGDLVMKDGNNVWYDVSANPTDLISFPKIKDWSTVSEAHRKERDELLGIIPQFNLHETAHDAPKGGYGKVAPLEKK from the coding sequence ATGAAAACATCAAAAAAAATATTTCTAGGAACCTTATTAATGATGCTGTCGTTTTCAATGGAAGCTCAGAAAAAACCAAATATCATTTTGTTATATGCAGATGATATTAGCGCAAGAGAATTGCCAATTTACGGTTCAGATACTTGGAGTTTACCAAAAGGAGGGAAGCTTAAAGGTGGAGATACTCAAGATGTACAATACAGGGCAAAAACGCCCAATCTTAATCGATTGGCACAAGAAGGTGTTTTTGTAAAAACAACTTGGGCAGCAACAGTTTGTAGTCCTAGTAGAGCAATGATGATGACGGGTAGATATGCGCATTTACATAAATGGTGGCATAATAGTGACAAAGGAAAAGCACCAAGAGGTAAAGGTTCTTGGAATTTGTATGATAGTTCTCCACACTCAATTGCAAATGTTGCTAAGGCAGGAGGTTATGCTACCTATTGGGCAGGGAAAACACAAATGAATATTAGTGGTTTTAAGTTTGATGAAGGTTGTTTTACGCCTGGTGAAGGTTCTTATAACAAGGCAATTCATACGACAGATTTTAGATTAGAAACAAGAAAAGAAACTGGGAAAAAGAAAATATACAACGCAGATACAGGGAAACCATTAACGCAAAAAAGTTACGTGCAATCTGGTTGGTATTGGAAACCTCATGTGCAATTAATGAATCAACCAGGTTCTAAAAAACATTTAGATTGGTGGCCAAATGATAAAGCTTCTAAAAAAGAATTTGGTTTGAACACGTTTGGACCTGATGTAGAATTAGAATACATATTTGATTTTATGGAAAGAAAGAAAAAAGAAGACGAACCTTTCTTTGTGTATCATACAAGTCATTTAGGGCATGACGCTTTTGATTTTTTGCATCCAGATTCTGGAAATAAATGGCCAGGGACTCCAAAAATTAGTTGGGATGGAAAAAAATATACAAGAACAGCACCCAATGTAACAGGAGATAATGGTGTGTATGATACCCATGGAACTATTACGGAAGACGGAATTCACAACCATGTAAATTATTTAGATTATCAAGTTTGGTTGTATATGAACAAACTAAAGGAAATGGGAATTGAAGACAATACAATTTTTATTTTCTGTGCAGATAACGGAACCAGTGGTTATGGGAAATCGAGTCCAATTTCTCAAAGAGGAACGCATGTGCCATTAATTATATACGCTCCAGGATTACATATGACTAAAAAAGGAGCGCAAGATATTTTGGTAAATATTTCTGATATGTTACCGACTATCGCTGAAATTGCAGGAGTAAAAATTCCAGATAGTTATGAAATAAACGGAGAAAGTTTAATTCCGTTTTTAACAACAAAGAAGAAAAAACATAGAGAATGGATTTATGCATATCATAAAGAAACTCAAATTGTTCGTGGAGATTTGGTGATGAAGGATGGTAATAATGTTTGGTATGATGTAAGTGCAAATCCAACTGATTTAATAAGTTTTCCAAAAATTAAAGATTGGAGTACCGTTTCTGAAGCACATAGAAAAGAAAGAGATGAATTGTTAGGGATAATTCCTCAATTTAATTTACATGAAACAGCACATGATGCTCCAAAGGGAGGTTATGGAAAAGTAGCACCATTAGAAAAAAAATAA
- a CDS encoding sulfatase-like hydrolase/transferase gives MKINYKVFVLLSVVLLTSKLVIAQKQQQPNVLWVLTDDHRYDAISSFNKILTGKEESELGYVESPNIDRLGTMGTTFINTYCQASGCAPSRASMHYGRYPFRSGVYEFEYHNNNTENSYPHLPEQMEKMGYQTVHVGKLGVRLRTIKNGKAVAPKMYQTDMDSKTLSNEGMAEWGKMSLLKEIDGQKLVKPFKNIKYLKTEDGKYHFFSKELEEQNPQFAGMAKNIYDKLDLLRKHTNKKAETEFSDGILGGISPRPAGKTRDGFYNSSFIEFLSNENKEFKLGKTAYKGIDTSKPLFCHIGYDFPHTPVLPPKEYRERFQKHTYKLPKLTKEEWAKMPKQLKKQVNNAYSNEFTDDQKQQMIQDYYAFCAYGDDLVGESVDVFIKYSEDKKQPWLVVYVNGDHGWKLNEHGAYSKFTPWEIDAHNPIIVVSSDKKAFPAGKVVTDYTEFVDIAPTIIAAGGANIDAKEFKYLDGMNLTNVASGKAIHRDYVVGESHAVTGPRAYIRTKEYAFSMQTRPNKKRGEDMNWAVNTPYKDLDPALFDMTNDPQEINNLAFDKKYQKIAKQLKEKLTNIVLGDNRAEVNWGKGMKATGTKVYKNNFAPGAHDYKLKLEK, from the coding sequence ATGAAAATAAATTATAAAGTATTCGTACTGTTATCAGTAGTGTTATTGACTAGTAAATTAGTGATAGCTCAAAAACAACAACAGCCAAATGTACTATGGGTGTTAACGGATGATCATCGTTATGATGCAATTAGTTCGTTTAATAAAATACTAACCGGAAAAGAAGAAAGTGAATTAGGGTATGTAGAATCTCCAAATATAGATCGTTTAGGCACCATGGGAACTACGTTTATAAACACCTATTGTCAAGCTTCTGGTTGTGCGCCTTCAAGAGCATCTATGCATTATGGTCGTTACCCTTTTCGTTCTGGAGTGTATGAGTTTGAGTATCACAATAACAATACAGAAAACTCTTATCCGCATTTGCCAGAACAAATGGAAAAAATGGGATATCAAACAGTACATGTTGGTAAACTAGGTGTAAGATTAAGAACCATTAAAAATGGTAAAGCGGTTGCTCCTAAAATGTATCAAACAGATATGGATTCTAAAACGTTGAGCAATGAAGGAATGGCAGAATGGGGAAAAATGTCTTTATTAAAAGAAATTGATGGTCAGAAATTAGTAAAGCCTTTTAAAAATATTAAATACTTAAAAACAGAAGACGGTAAATATCATTTTTTTAGCAAAGAATTAGAAGAACAAAATCCACAATTTGCGGGAATGGCGAAAAATATTTATGATAAATTAGATTTACTTAGAAAGCATACGAATAAAAAAGCTGAAACTGAATTTAGTGATGGTATCTTGGGAGGAATAAGTCCAAGACCCGCTGGTAAAACGCGTGATGGATTTTATAATTCCTCTTTTATAGAATTTTTATCAAACGAAAACAAGGAATTTAAATTAGGGAAAACAGCATACAAAGGTATTGATACTTCTAAACCATTATTTTGCCATATTGGTTATGATTTTCCTCACACTCCAGTTTTACCTCCAAAAGAATATAGAGAGCGTTTTCAAAAACATACCTATAAATTACCAAAATTAACCAAGGAAGAATGGGCTAAAATGCCAAAACAGCTTAAAAAGCAAGTAAATAATGCTTATTCTAATGAGTTTACAGATGATCAGAAGCAACAAATGATTCAAGATTACTATGCCTTTTGTGCCTATGGCGATGATTTGGTGGGTGAATCTGTAGATGTTTTTATTAAATATAGTGAAGACAAAAAGCAACCTTGGTTAGTGGTGTATGTAAATGGAGATCATGGTTGGAAATTGAATGAACACGGTGCATATTCTAAATTTACACCTTGGGAAATAGATGCTCACAACCCAATTATTGTGGTTTCTTCTGATAAAAAAGCCTTTCCAGCAGGAAAAGTGGTTACAGATTATACAGAGTTTGTAGACATTGCGCCAACAATTATTGCTGCTGGTGGTGCTAATATTGATGCAAAAGAGTTTAAGTATTTAGACGGAATGAATTTGACCAATGTAGCTTCTGGTAAGGCTATTCATAGAGATTATGTTGTAGGAGAAAGTCATGCTGTTACCGGTCCAAGAGCTTATATAAGAACTAAAGAATATGCCTTTTCTATGCAAACTAGACCAAATAAAAAACGTGGAGAAGATATGAATTGGGCTGTAAATACTCCGTATAAAGATTTAGATCCTGCGTTGTTTGATATGACAAATGATCCTCAAGAAATAAACAATTTGGCTTTTGATAAAAAGTATCAAAAAATAGCGAAGCAATTAAAAGAGAAACTTACAAATATTGTACTTGGAGACAATAGAGCAGAGGTAAATTGGGGTAAAGGAATGAAAGCTACGGGAACAAAAGTTTATAAAAACAATTTTGCTCCTGGTGCTCATGATTATAAATTAAAGTTAGAAAAATAA
- a CDS encoding T9SS type A sorting domain-containing protein: MSSLPKTLFVHCFIENKEFITIKTSNSTAYKVEVYNLVGQLRKQVSVQEGNGKFTLSLKEFKNGIYLLKFVNDTGTVVKKMILSE; the protein is encoded by the coding sequence ATTTCAAGTTTACCCAAAACCCTATTTGTACATTGTTTTATTGAAAATAAAGAGTTTATCACAATTAAAACCAGTAATTCTACAGCTTATAAAGTTGAGGTTTATAACTTAGTAGGGCAATTAAGAAAGCAGGTTTCTGTACAAGAAGGAAACGGTAAGTTTACCTTAAGCTTAAAGGAATTCAAAAATGGAATTTACCTTTTAAAATTTGTTAATGATACAGGTACAGTTGTAAAAAAAATGATTTTAAGCGAATAA
- a CDS encoding glycoside hydrolase family 105 protein, which produces MSIFKNNTFLLLLVLISAFQIQGQTEKQKEIKELLAKNADWQIEHFKDTYSRKKKHHPNHWTNGALYSGMVKWAALSEDDKYYDWLKNDIGNQQKWSYQHAHGYHADPHAVGQLYVDLYKKYKEDKMLAPTIELLDFIIKNPSNTSLAWESPNHQNRWNWCDALFMSPPLWAKLYNVTGDKKYLDFMVSEFKATTDFLFDKKESLYYRDERFIKQRDHDQKIFWARGNGWVFAGLVNIMNELNPKSKEYKYFLKIYKSMAKKLVKIQTEKGHWAMSLLGDEFYPTPETSGSSFFVYGLAWGVNNKILHKSKYKKAAIKGWNAMAGYVHENGMLGYVQPIGAAPGVASENVTEVYGTGAFLSAGTEMYKMYHK; this is translated from the coding sequence ATGAGCATTTTTAAGAACAACACTTTTCTTTTACTATTAGTCCTAATAAGCGCCTTTCAAATTCAAGGGCAAACCGAAAAACAAAAAGAGATTAAGGAACTATTAGCAAAAAATGCGGATTGGCAAATAGAACATTTTAAAGATACTTATAGCAGAAAGAAAAAACATCATCCAAATCATTGGACTAATGGTGCTTTGTATTCTGGAATGGTAAAATGGGCAGCATTGTCTGAGGATGATAAATATTATGATTGGTTAAAAAATGATATTGGAAATCAACAAAAATGGTCATATCAACATGCGCATGGTTATCACGCAGATCCTCATGCAGTAGGGCAGTTATATGTGGATTTGTACAAAAAGTATAAGGAAGATAAAATGTTAGCTCCTACCATTGAGTTATTAGATTTTATCATAAAAAACCCTTCAAATACATCATTGGCATGGGAATCTCCAAATCATCAAAATAGATGGAATTGGTGCGATGCTTTATTTATGTCTCCTCCGCTTTGGGCAAAGTTATATAATGTAACAGGAGATAAAAAGTATTTAGATTTTATGGTTTCAGAATTTAAAGCCACAACAGACTTTTTGTTTGATAAAAAAGAAAGCCTTTACTACAGAGATGAAAGATTTATTAAACAAAGAGATCATGATCAAAAAATATTTTGGGCACGTGGTAATGGTTGGGTATTTGCTGGTTTGGTAAATATAATGAACGAATTAAATCCTAAAAGTAAAGAGTACAAATATTTCTTAAAAATTTACAAATCAATGGCTAAGAAATTGGTAAAAATTCAAACAGAAAAAGGACATTGGGCTATGAGTTTGTTAGGTGATGAATTTTATCCAACGCCAGAAACAAGTGGTTCTTCGTTCTTTGTTTATGGTTTGGCTTGGGGCGTTAATAATAAAATACTTCATAAATCAAAATATAAAAAAGCAGCCATAAAAGGTTGGAATGCGATGGCTGGTTATGTGCACGAAAACGGAATGTTGGGCTATGTACAGCCTATTGGCGCAGCACCTGGAGTTGCTTCTGAAAATGTTACAGAAGTCTATGGAACCGGAGCTTTTTTAAGTGCGGGTACAGAAATGTATAAAATGTATCATAAATAG
- a CDS encoding sialidase family protein, producing MKNHHKILKSMLVAFLVVGSLTAQNKKYFKTLQTKKVTSDPSLKWTVIGPGTSGYSEDLNIHPYDSDVMFLSYDMGNGYGTWNKGDSWTTLNDYDGLGSKIKPFRTAFSATNHDFGIMKGNQGTLFTTNNRGRTWEEIENFPSTKKFNAVAIDPKDDNIWYVGAGQHWKIKGVHRSLKEPHGSKYRNTEYGFIYKTTDAGKTWNKIMNTISKDLDVLRIIVDPRNSDQLYVLTNFGFYTSKDQGNSWVEKKNGLPYNDARDIQSYYNEKSGKFNLYLLLQTHYEPNGKSVKSDGGVYKSENNGDTWKSITGNLPFDMSQIADYSSRNYYLKTIAYWFGISVKEAKKKYSEYPNSILPVYNRLVVNPLNPDEVYISSNIKHDKSFPPAEVMKTEDGGKTWFACARAGDYWKKGNDNAYWDSRNNPSGGNMTFSHLEAAANTYGNSKGYRDLQINNKGEVFTVYDQQLFISTDHGKTWQQRDDIETSKGSGNWVGRGNSNLPGFGLNVNTGTKGKYLFASEEHGIWKSTTDGDKVYKGAVALKQIEGQTQELTAKDHRATSAPEISIDPNNANIYYILPNRQHFAGELRKSTDAGKTWFTVSEKPMVKFNANGVLFSFSHIIDKKDSNRMLFTIPTHTQRGWHTSKWMVNGYLRMTDFKEFGVHLSTDGGKTWELSNDGLPNRANVMQMTYDNNYKNIYAALGRSFEKSVGGLYKSKNNGTSWGKVKIPNEIKSVNFVEVDKKGTLYLACGEGAANIKEGGVYRSTNKGKSWDKIFEMPHIKMVKVSPLDNKTIAVVVAPGKKVKEINSGIYISKDAGKTWTKYNYGLGQVDKMTGFEFDPYDENVFWSSCHGSGFAKGVLTEK from the coding sequence ATGAAAAATCACCATAAAATTTTAAAAAGCATGTTGGTTGCTTTTTTAGTAGTAGGAAGTTTAACGGCTCAAAACAAGAAGTATTTTAAAACCTTACAAACTAAAAAAGTTACAAGTGATCCGAGTTTAAAATGGACGGTAATTGGACCAGGAACTTCAGGTTATAGCGAAGATTTAAATATCCATCCGTATGATAGTGATGTAATGTTTTTAAGTTATGATATGGGAAATGGTTATGGAACATGGAATAAAGGAGATTCTTGGACAACTTTGAATGATTATGACGGTTTAGGAAGTAAAATAAAACCTTTTAGAACAGCCTTTTCAGCAACCAATCATGATTTCGGAATTATGAAAGGAAATCAAGGAACTCTTTTTACTACCAATAATAGAGGTAGAACTTGGGAGGAAATTGAAAATTTTCCGAGTACTAAAAAATTCAATGCCGTAGCTATAGATCCTAAGGATGATAATATTTGGTATGTAGGCGCAGGACAGCACTGGAAAATAAAAGGAGTTCATAGAAGTTTAAAAGAGCCACATGGTTCCAAATATAGAAATACAGAGTACGGTTTTATCTACAAAACTACAGATGCGGGTAAAACTTGGAACAAAATAATGAACACTATTTCTAAAGATTTAGATGTGTTAAGAATTATTGTAGATCCTAGAAATTCTGATCAATTATATGTTTTAACCAATTTCGGATTTTATACATCAAAAGATCAAGGAAATTCTTGGGTAGAAAAGAAAAATGGTTTGCCGTATAATGACGCCAGAGATATCCAAAGTTATTATAATGAAAAATCAGGGAAGTTTAACTTATATCTGTTGTTACAAACACATTATGAGCCTAATGGGAAATCGGTAAAATCTGATGGCGGTGTTTATAAAAGCGAAAATAATGGAGATACTTGGAAATCAATCACCGGTAATTTACCCTTTGATATGAGTCAGATTGCTGATTATTCTTCAAGAAATTATTACCTAAAAACGATCGCTTATTGGTTTGGTATTTCGGTGAAAGAAGCGAAGAAAAAATATTCAGAATACCCGAATTCAATATTACCTGTTTATAATAGGTTGGTAGTAAATCCTCTAAATCCGGATGAAGTTTATATTTCTAGCAACATAAAACATGATAAAAGTTTTCCGCCTGCGGAAGTAATGAAAACTGAAGATGGAGGTAAAACTTGGTTTGCTTGTGCTAGAGCAGGGGATTATTGGAAAAAAGGAAATGATAATGCCTATTGGGATTCTAGAAACAATCCGTCAGGAGGAAATATGACTTTTTCGCATTTAGAAGCGGCAGCAAATACGTATGGAAATTCGAAAGGTTATAGAGATTTGCAAATCAATAATAAAGGGGAAGTTTTTACGGTGTACGATCAGCAATTATTTATCAGTACAGATCACGGAAAAACTTGGCAACAAAGAGATGATATTGAAACCTCAAAAGGAAGTGGAAATTGGGTAGGTAGAGGAAATAGTAATCTACCTGGTTTTGGATTGAATGTAAATACAGGAACAAAAGGAAAGTATTTATTTGCCTCTGAAGAACACGGAATATGGAAATCTACTACGGACGGAGATAAAGTATATAAAGGAGCTGTCGCCTTAAAGCAAATTGAAGGTCAAACACAAGAATTAACAGCAAAAGATCATAGAGCAACCAGTGCACCAGAAATTTCTATTGATCCTAACAATGCTAATATTTATTATATTTTACCAAACAGACAGCATTTTGCAGGCGAGTTACGTAAATCTACGGATGCTGGTAAAACATGGTTTACAGTTTCAGAAAAACCAATGGTAAAATTTAATGCCAATGGAGTCTTGTTTTCATTCAGTCATATTATTGATAAAAAGGATTCAAATAGAATGTTGTTTACCATTCCAACGCACACACAAAGAGGGTGGCATACCAGTAAATGGATGGTAAATGGCTATTTAAGAATGACAGATTTTAAAGAATTTGGTGTTCATTTAAGTACTGATGGCGGAAAAACGTGGGAATTAAGTAATGATGGTTTGCCAAACCGCGCAAATGTGATGCAGATGACGTATGATAATAACTATAAAAATATTTACGCAGCTTTAGGAAGAAGCTTTGAGAAATCTGTTGGAGGCTTGTATAAAAGTAAAAACAACGGTACATCTTGGGGTAAAGTAAAAATACCAAACGAAATAAAAAGTGTCAATTTTGTTGAAGTTGATAAAAAAGGAACTCTTTATTTAGCTTGCGGAGAAGGTGCTGCAAATATAAAAGAAGGAGGGGTTTATAGAAGTACTAACAAAGGAAAATCTTGGGATAAAATTTTTGAAATGCCACATATTAAAATGGTAAAAGTTTCTCCGTTAGATAACAAAACAATTGCGGTAGTAGTTGCTCCTGGAAAAAAGGTAAAAGAAATAAATAGTGGTATTTATATTTCTAAGGATGCTGGAAAAACTTGGACAAAATACAATTATGGTTTAGGTCAGGTTGATAAAATGACGGGTTTTGAATTTGATCCTTATGATGAAAATGTATTTTGGAGTTCTTGCCACGGTAGTGGATTTGCAAAAGGAGTATTGACTGAAAAATAG